Genomic segment of Streptomyces longhuiensis:
GCCGAGCCACAGCGCGTTGCCGCCCACGAACATCTCGGCGCGGGCCCGCGTCACCGCCTCCGCGAGCACCTCGTTGCCGCCGGCGGTCGCGATGCCGAGATGGAACGCGGTGTCGCAGCGGTGGTACTCGCCGAGGTCGGCGACATCGGTGTCGAGCATGGCCAGCAGTTCGCGGCGGGCCGCGCCCGCCCCGCGCTCGGCGGCGAGGCGCGCCGCGTACGGCTCGATCGCGAGCCGGTACTCCATGTAGTCGCGCAGCGAGGCCCGGATCGTCGCGGTGATCGCGGCCCGTGAACCATCCCTGCCGGGCCGGGTGGGCGCCACGCGGGTGCCGCCGTTGCGCCCCAACGTGGTCGTGACCAGGCCTTCGTCGGCCAGCTCACGCACCGCCTGCCGGACGGTGTTGCGCCCCACCCCGAAGGCGGCGGACAGCTCCCGCTCGGTGGGCAGGCGGTCGCCCGGTCCGAAGCCGCC
This window contains:
- a CDS encoding FadR/GntR family transcriptional regulator, with translation MSNSESRDEWTTGTRQAASHAVVAEALRQRIALGGFGPGDRLPTERELSAAFGVGRNTVRQAVRELADEGLVTTTLGRNGGTRVAPTRPGRDGSRAAITATIRASLRDYMEYRLAIEPYAARLAAERGAGAARRELLAMLDTDVADLGEYHRCDTAFHLGIATAGGNEVLAEAVTRARAEMFVGGNALWLGSDWSRVYPAERDFGSAFREEHEAIALAVLSGDGNAAEARMRDHLHDSHRQFLALLDQFAAQD